The segment CGGTTACGCTGATCAAACTCGGCGCACGCATGCAAGTGCTCGAGTCGGAGTTTCCGAAGCTCTCGCGCGACCGTCTCATTCGCCTCTATCGCGAAGTGAAGGGTGCTTCACCGCCCAAGGGCATGCTGCCCTTCTCCGCCGACTGGTATCTGACATGGGGGCCGAACATCCATGCATCCATGTTCGCCAATGTCTATGCGTTTCTCGAAGCCAACAGCCGCGAACTCGACCGCGTCGATCTCTTGAGCCGCGCCTATGGTCTTTATGCCGAGCATTTCACGATGCAAGGCGAGCCGCTGCAAATGGACCTGACGCGCGCATGGACGCTGGTGCGCTTCAAGGAAGCCGGCATGCTGCGCCTCGCGGGCTGCAAGCGCTGCCACGGCAAGTTCGTGGCGCACTCGCAGGACATCACGACCGGCATGGTCTGCGGAATCTGCCAGCCGCCGTCGCGTGCAGGCAAGACCAAGGCCGCGAAGGCCGCGCGCGAAGAAAGCGCCGCGTTGCAGGCGCGTGCCGCATAACACCAAGCCTTCTTCCAAGGTCATTCGCATCGCAGTTCCTCGGGCAAAGTGAGAGACTTCTTCGTGTCTCTCACCGCTCACATGGCCGTCTCACGCCAGACCAACACATGGAACTGCGCCATCTTCGTTACTTCATTGCCGTTGCCGAATTGCGCAGCGTGCGCGCCGCGTCCGAGCATCTGCATGTCACGCAGCCCGCCATTTCCCGGCAGATTCAAGATCTCGAACAGACCATCGGCGCGACGCTTTTCGAACGCACGCCGCGCGGCCTGAAGCTGACCGCTGCCGGCATTGCCTATCTCTCCGAAGCACGCGCGATCCTCGCCCATGTCGATGCCGCGAATCGGCTCGCGCATCGCATTGCATCGGGCGAACAAGGACGTTTGCGTGTGGGCTTCGTCGAGAACGCGTCGTGGAGCGGTCTCGTGCTGTCCGCGCTCAACGCGTTTCAGCAGAACGCTCGCGACATAGCGCTCGAATTGCAGCCGATGAACACGCCCGAGCAACTCGATGCCATCGCCGCCGAACGGCTCGAAGGCGGCTTTTGTTACCGCTTCGGCGCGCTGCCCGATGGCTTCGCCAGCATCCGGCTGCTCGAACAGAACGTGGTGCTTGCGGTGCCCGAGCAATGTCCGCTCGCCGCGCAAGCCAGGGTGCGTGCAAGCGAGCTTGCTGCGCTGCCGTTCATCGCGTTTCCGCGACACGTCTATGCGGCCTACTATGACCGCCTCATCTCCGCGTGCGCCGAGCGCGGTCTCACGCTGAATATTCGCCAGGAAGCCTCCACCGAAACCGCGATTCTCTCGCTCGTGGCGGCAGGCGTCGGCGCGGCGCTCGTAAATGCGGCCAATCGCGAACGTCCGCCCGCACGCGTGCGCTTCGTCGAAGTGGAGGACCTGTCGGTGCCGTTGCCGCTCGAATTCTGCTTTCTTGCGCAGCACGGCAGCGCGGCATTGCAACGCTTCATCGAACTGCTCGAAGCGCAAAAGCACCCTGAAGCGTGATGCCCTGAAGGCATCGCCCGCTGCAGAAAACGGCATTGGCCAGCGGATATTTCGTCGGCAATAGTGGATACGAACCTACTCGATTCGAGATCCGCTCATGTCCACTACAGCCTCGCTCATTGCAACCGATATCGACTACGAACGCCACGGTTTTCAGACCGGCACACTGCGTCTACCGTGGTCGCATGACCGTTCCGCATACGGTCATATTCCCATTCCGCTCGCCGTCCTGAACGCGGGCGACGGCCCCACGGTGCTTCTTACCGGCGGCAATCACGGCGACGAATACGAAGGCCCCGTCGCGCTGATGAAGCTCATGCAGCGCATGCCATCGCTTTCGATTCGAGGTCGTCTCATCGTCATACCGGGGCTGAATTTTCCGGCGTTCGTGAATGGCTCGCGCACATCGCCTATCGACGGCGGCAATCTCAACCGGCTCTTCCCCGGCTCACGTCACGGCAAGCAGACCGAGATGATTGCGCATTATGTCGAGACAGAACTGCTGCCGCGCGCCGATGTCGTCATCGACCTGCACGCGGGCGGCGCGAGCTTCGAACATGCGCCGACACTGCTTGCATCGCCGCCATCGGGCGATGCCGCACGTCGCGCGCGCTATCTCGATCTAGTGCGCGCGTTTGGCGCGCCCTACACCATGATCATGGATCTGCTCGGCGAGGATCGCACCTTCGCAGCCGCGGCCGAACGCCACGACACGCTCTTCCTATGCGGCGAATTCGGCGGCCATGCCGGCTGCGACGCGGCGAATCTCGCTATCGTCGAAAGCGGTTTGCAGCGCGTGCTGCATCGCCTCGATGTATTGCACGATGCCGCGCACGATGCGCCGCCCAGGACGCGTTATTTACGCGTGGAAGGCACGCAGCATTACGTGTATGCGCCGCATGCGGGCGTATTCGAACCCGCCTTCGCCTTGAACGACGAAGTGCGCTCGGGTCAGCTCGCGGGCCGTCTCTTCGATCCACAAGAACCGTGGCGCGCGCCGCGCGAAATCGCATTTCGTGGCGATGGTCGCGTGATGTGTGCGCGCACCTTTGCCCGCGTCGAAGCTGGCGATTGCATTGCGCTTCTTGCCGCCGAAGCATCCCTCGACTGATTTCAAGGAGCATTCGCATGAGCGCTCATCCGCTTGCGTCGGCTTCTAACGCCGATGCCCCGCTCGACGTCCGTCATCCGCTGTACGTCGTGCTGTTGTTCTTCACGTGCTTCGCGTTTTCGTATCTGGACCGTCAGATCGTCAGCATTCTCGTGCAGCCGATCAAGCTCACGCTCGGCATCACCGATACTCAAATCGGACTGCTGCAAGGCTTCTCGTTCACCATGTGCTATGCGACTGCGGGTGTGTTCGTCGCGCGTCTCGTGGATCGCGCTAATCGCGTCAGGCTGATCGCCCTATGCGTCGCGATCTGGGCCATTTCCACGGCTCTTTGCGGCTTCGCGACGAGCTTCACGGAACTGCTGTTCGCGCGCGCGGGAACAGCCATCGCGGAAGCGGCGCTGAGTCCTGCGGCGCTCTCCATCTTCAGCGATATCTTCGCGCCGCGTAAGGTCGCGCGAGCGAGCAGCGTCTTCATGCTGGGACCGTATATCGGCGGCGGGCTTGCACTCTTCGGCGGCGGCATGCTGCTATCCGCCGCTGGCGGCGACGTGAGTACATGGCTCGCCGCGCATGGCTTTCAGCCGTGGCAAGCGGTTTTCGTGCTCGTCGGATCACCAGGACTCGTGCTGGCAGCACTCGTTGCCTTGACGATCCGCGAGCCGGCAAGACGCGAAGCCACGACTGCCAGCATCGCCAATACAGATTTTGATGAAGCCCTGCCCTCGCTACGCGAAGTGCTCGCCGAACTGTTCGTGCGCAATCGCTTCTGCGCACCGTACTTTGCCGCTTATGTCGCGCTCATCACGCTGTTCTATTCGCATGCCGCGTGGTTTCCCACCTTGCTCATGCGGCACTTTCATCTTGCGCCCGCCATGGTCGGAAAGATGGCCGCGCCTGCATACATGACCGGCGGCATGATGGGCGTGGCGCTTGCTGGCATGCTCGCCGCGCGCGTCACCGACGAACGCACGCTACACAAAGTCCTCATGCTGTCGACATGCGCCGTGACCGCGCTGGTGCCCGCCGCCATCGCCATGCCGCTCGTGACCAACAGCACGCTCGCGATCTTGCTCTACGGCGCATGCGCGCTCGCCGCGAGCATTGCGATGGCGCTCGCCCCTGTGCCGCTGCAAATCGCCGTGCCTAATCGCATGCGCGGCCGTTCGATCGCGCTGCTCGTCTTCATGACCAATGCGATAAGCGGCGGCGTCGGTCCGCTCGCGGTAGGCTACCTCAACGAGCATCTCGCGGGTGCGCATGCCGGCTTAGGCACGGCGCTCGCCATCGTCGGCGGTGTATCCGCGCTTGCGAGCGCCCTGCTTTACGCATTGGCGACGACGCGCATTGCATCGACTACGAGGAAGAACGCATGAACACAGCGCTCGACTGGCGTCTTAATGAAATGCGGGTCACGCGTATCGACGAAACGGAATTTTCGTTAAAGGCCGACGTGCTGTTTCCCAACGAGAATTTGGCGAGCATCGGTTCGGACAATCAGCAAGTGACGCTACGCACACATCTATGGGTCGTCGAGATCGACGGGCTGACGCTCGTGGTGGATACGGGCATCGGCAACGGAAAGCCAAGACCCTTCAGTGCGCTATTCGACCGGCTCGACAACCCTGTGCTGCAGCGTTTCGAAGCGGCGGGCTTCGACCGGCATCGCGTGGACTATGTGCTGCTCACGCATTTGCATGTCGATCACGTCGGTTGGAATACGCATTGGGAGAACGGGCGCTGGACGCCTGTGTTTCCCAACGCGACTCATGTATTCGGCGAACGTGAGCGCGCGTTCTTCGACACGCCCGCGGGCGCACCGCGACGCATGGTGTTCGATGACAGCGTTGCGCCTTTGATCGATGCGGGCATCGCGCTTACCGTGCCGGACGAAGGCGCAATCCTTCGCGAAGGCATCCGGTTTTGGCCAACCTTCGGGCATAGCGCGGGACACATGGCGATAGAGATAACGTCCGGCAACGAGCGTGCGCTCTTCTCGGGCGATGTCATGCATAGCCCGTTGCAAGTTTCAAGACCGCAGTTCGGTTCGACCTTCTGCCTTCGACCTGATCTCGCACGCGCTTCGCGCGAATGGCTCTTGAACCATGCAGCCGAGACGAATGCAACGGTCTTTCCCGCGCATTTCCCGATGACCTCAGCAGGCAAGGTGCAGCGCATCGGCGATGAATTCGCCTGGCGCTATCTTGCGTACAACGCGAGCCATTGAGCTTGCGCTAAAGCGTCGTCATGCCCATGCCTTGCGGATACGCTTCGTATCACAGCGTATCCGCATCCTGAAGCGACACACGCCGATTCATAACCACCACAAGCGAGATACACCGCCGCGATCCAATACGACCTGCAATCGACTCCAAAGGAGTAAATCATGTTCAGTCGTTTCAGGATCGCCGCTGTTGCAGCGGGCATCGCGGGCAGCGCGGCGTTCGCGGTCTTCGCATCCGCTCATGTCTCGTTGCCCGCTACCGCAACCGTAGCGAACGGTGCAAACGCGCCGGACTTCAAGGGTATCGACAACTGGTTCAACAGCGCGCCGCTCGATCTTAAGCAACTGCGCGGCAAGGTGGTGCTCGTCGAGTTCTGGACTTTCGACTGCATCAATTGCGCTCACACGCTGCCCTACGTGAAAGACTTGCATGCGCGCTATCGCGACAAAGGGCTCGTCGTGGTGGGCGTGCATTCGCCCGAGTATGGCTTCGAACGCGATACGGGCAATCTCAGGAAAGCCATCGTTCGCAATGGCATTGAATACCCCGTTGCGCAAGACAACGAGTTCGCGACGTGGCGAGCCTATGGGAATCGATACTGGCCAGCTTTCTATCTCATCGATCAGAACGGCAAACTCGTCTATAGCCACTTCGGCGAAGGTCAATACGCGCAGACCGAGCAAAAGATTCGCGCACTGCTCGCACGTGACGACAAAGCGAAGTAACCAACCCTCAGTCAGCAAGCACGTTCATGCCGAAAATTCTCGGGAATAGATTCGCCGCAACGGTTGTTTGTCTACATGCAAGCCCATTAAACACGCTCAAGGAGCCGAACATGAACCTCGTCAAACTCGCCGCTGTATCCGCCGCACTCGTCCTCTCCTCAGGCGCTTTCGCGCAGAGCCTCACACGCGCCGAAGTCCGCGCACAACTCGTTCAGGCGGAGCAAAACGGCTCGCGACTCGTGGTCGATGCCTCGTATCCCGACGTCAGCCCGATCTATCAGAACCAGGTTGCGCATGCAAAGTCGGCAGATACGACCTCATACGGCGGCGCCGCGTCCACGAGAGACTCGGGCAACGCACGCATGAACATGAGCGCCTCGCAATGCGTGGGGCCCTACAGCTTCTGCCATATCTACGCCGGTTCCTGATGGCCGCAAGCTCGCCCGCCGCTGCATTCAAAAATATTTCGCGTCTTGCGGAATAAACGCGGCGTGGCGCTGTTTGCGTCATTGACCCGATCTTCGAACAGGCCCGCAATCGTGAATCCGCCCTCTGAAATGCGTCTATCCGAAGCCGATGTTCAGGCTTTCGCGGACGGCGTGCTCGCGTCGGAAAGGACGGAGCGCTTGCACGCCTATCTGGCGCGGCGGCCGGACGAAGCACGCAGAGTCGTGTTTTACGATCGACTGAACGTGCAACTGCGTTCGATGTACGACGTCAGCCACGCTCAACCAGCATCGCGCCGTCCCACGATCGACCTGCGCTTCCGGTTACTCGCGGCGATCCTGGCGTGTTTCGCGCTCATGATCTCGGCGATCTGGGTCACCGTGCGCGTCCCTGATGAGGCGCTCGAACGCGCAGCCGTCGAAGCACTATCGATAGATGCACCGACAGCGACAACGCCCGTTCCCGCCGCTGCCGCGCCCGATCTTTCGTCGCTTGGATTTCGCGCTACCTGCATACGCAACGTGACGCTCGGCGCTTTCTCGACCGTCAGCGTCATCACGTATCGCAACGCTTTAAATGAACCGCTCGTCCTGCTCTCGATGCGCGCACCCGCGGCATCCATGCGAACGCCGTGGCAGGCGCATAGAATCGATGCGGCGCGCCTTCTCGAATGGACCTCGACCGCTGGCGTGCGCACAGTGGTGGGCGCTAGAGCGGGTACGCAAGGACTGATGCGCGCGGCCGACTTGCTGGCGAAGCAACAGAACATGCAAGGGAATGCCTCGTGAACGCCCGCGTCACCAATCGAACCGCCCGCTGCAAGGAGCCGCAATGAGCGTGCGAGACCAATTGATGGACCACGTACCGCGTTTGCGGCGCTATTCGCGTGCGCTCATCCGCAATCAGGAACTCGCCGACGATCTCGTTCAGGACACGCTCGAACGCGCCCTGCGCAACACCGAAAAATTCGAGTCCGGCACCGACCTGCGCGCGTGGCTTTTCACGATCATGCACAACGTGTTCGCCAACCAAACGCGCCGTGCGGATGCGCGAGCCGTGCATGTGTCCGTCGATGAAGAAGCTATCGACGAAAGCGAGTTCGCGGTGGCTAGCCGCGACACGCAATCGCTGGAAATGCGCGATCTCGACTACGCGCTACAGCGTCTGCCCATCGAACAGCGGCAAGTGGTGCTGCTTGTCGGGCTCGAAGAGATGAGCTATGCGGAAGTGGCGCTCGCCCTCGAAATACCGCTCGGCACGGTAATGTCGCGGCTTTCGCGCGGACGCGAGCGGCTTCGCGCGCTAATGGCAGGCAAGCAGGACAGCGCTCAATTGAAGGTGGTGCGATGAACAGACAATCGACTCCCGTCAGCGAGGACGAAATCCAGGCCTACGTGGATGGCGTGATCGCCGAACACCGGCGCGAGGAAATCGATCGGCTGCTCGAAACCGACGACGCGCTCGCGGGCCGCGTGAGCGACTACTTTTCGCTCAACAGCATGCTGCATGATCGTTACGATCGCGTATTGCAAGAGCCGCTGCCGCAACGTCTCGTGCTGCCGCTCGAATCGGCATCCAGCACTGTCACGAAGGTCGATGCGGGTCGACGTGAAGCCGCGAATTGGCCGCGCTTTGCGGGACTTGCTGCGGCACTTGTGCTGGGTATCGGCATCGGCGTGGGCGGCATGTTCAGCGAAACAGCGCGCGACATGCTCATGCCGAATGGCGAGAACGCGTCGCTTCGTCACGTCAGCCTCTCCCGCGACGAATCGTTCGCGCGGCAATCGGCTATCGCCTATGTCACGTATGCGCCGATGGTCACGCGTCCTGTCGAAGTCGGCGCGGATCAGGAAGAAGAACTCGTGAAGTGGCTATCGAGCCGCCTCGGCACCGACGTGCACGCGCCCGTGCTCACGCGCGTGGGCTTCAATCTGATGGGCGGCCGTCTCTTGCCCGGCGATGAAGGTCCTATCGCGCAGTTCATGTATCACGATGCCAATGGCGAACGCATCACGCTCAACGTGTCTCATCGCAAAGTGAGCCGCGACGTCACCGCGTTCAAGCTGTATCAGGACGGCTCGGTCAACGTGTTCTATTGGGTCGATGGCGACTTCGGCTATGCGGTATCGGGCGCGATTGCACGGCCGCAATTGCTCGCGGTGTCGCACGACGTGTACGAGCAACTCACCGCGAGAAACGGACAGAAATCAACGCAGTGAGCGCGGCTTATGGGGCGTCCGCGGCAAGTTCGACGCGCATCTCGCCGATGGATATCGCCGTTCCCTTAACCGCATTCACACCGCTCACGCGCACGAACGACACGACCACTTCATTCGGGTTCGCCACGCCCGCGCGCGCGAGCAATTCAGTCACGGGAAACTCGATCGAGCTGCCGCCGTGATGCGTCGCTGTCGATACCTCGAACGCGCCGAGCGTGCCGACGAAGTGAGCATCGCGTTGAGCATCCGGGTCGCCGGTTGCGGGCAAATTTACATAGACGTTGTAGAAGAATCCGCCGGCACGTGCCGCCGCCGGCATGGACACGCCGTCCAGCACGAGATTCACATGACGAAATCCCGAAGCGGCGGGCCTGGCCGCTTGCGACTGCGCTTGCGATTCGACCGCGCTGCTGTCGTCCGCTTCCGGAGCCACGGCAAGCGTATCGCGCAGCAACGTAGCATTGGCGGCTTGAAGCGGAATGCGCGCGCTGATGGAGTTGTCGGCAAGGGCCACGCCCTTCACGCCGCCAAGCGAACGCCGCGTGGATGACACCGTGCGCCCCGCGCTTGCGGTAAAGGTGCCGATCTGAGGACGTCCGCTTATGGGTGACATTTGCGCCTGAACCCGAATGATTCCGCCGCGTTCTGCTTGCGGCGGCAAAATGACTGGAACGGTATCGTTGGCGTAATCGTATCCCAGCCCCGTGGTCGTCCGCGTCTTGGCCTTCGTCATCGTGAGGTTGGTCGCATACGTGAAGCTGCCGGACCAGTACTTGTTGTTGGCTGCAGGAACCTTGCTCGTCGAGCGCAACGACCACGCATTCCACAGGCGGTCGAGATTCGCATGATGCAGATAGAAAATGGGATCGAGCGGCGCGGTCATGATATCCGCCATGTATCCGCCGATGATGTCATGCACCGGATTGTGCGGTGCATTCTCCAGTTTAGTCTCGAACGCGTTGCTCGTGCCGCGCTGAAAATTGGCGACGCTGCGCGCGAACGGGCTCAAATCGAGCGCCTGATAGACGTTCGTGTTCACACGCGATGTGTATAAGGGATTGCCGCTCGCCGTATCGGTGAATTCGGAGGGCATCACGGGATACGTGTAGTAATCCCAGTACGGAAGCGTCAGCGTGTTATCGCCTGACACAGTGCGCAGTTGTTGCTCGAAGTAATAGATATAACCGCGATGCCACGTCAGGAAATACGCCACGCCATGCGGGCAATAATTCGAATGCACGTTGCTCCAGTACTGCCATGATGCCGGTTTGCTGCTGTCGGCCGTGGCTCGCATGGTGCGGATGGCATTGAGAAACGACGCGTAGTGAGGCGTTGTCTTGAAGACTTGCCATTCGAGCCGTATGACATTGGGCGTCGCGGCGAAACCGAGTTCGGGTATGGACGCGAGCGCAAGCGCCGACGCCGTCCCCGTGACGAACGAGCGCCGGGTAATCGTGGAAGCCATGTTTGTCCCCTCGTGCCCGCGGATTGCCCGCGAACGCTCCGCGTCCGACTCTTCTTATGAGTCAGCCGACGTGGCGGTAGTGATCGGAAAATGCCAA is part of the Caballeronia sp. TF1N1 genome and harbors:
- the flhC gene encoding flagellar transcriptional regulator FlhC, whose protein sequence is MSTTASTKSLADDASQVLRAVTLIKLGARMQVLESEFPKLSRDRLIRLYREVKGASPPKGMLPFSADWYLTWGPNIHASMFANVYAFLEANSRELDRVDLLSRAYGLYAEHFTMQGEPLQMDLTRAWTLVRFKEAGMLRLAGCKRCHGKFVAHSQDITTGMVCGICQPPSRAGKTKAAKAAREESAALQARAA
- a CDS encoding LysR family transcriptional regulator, which produces MELRHLRYFIAVAELRSVRAASEHLHVTQPAISRQIQDLEQTIGATLFERTPRGLKLTAAGIAYLSEARAILAHVDAANRLAHRIASGEQGRLRVGFVENASWSGLVLSALNAFQQNARDIALELQPMNTPEQLDAIAAERLEGGFCYRFGALPDGFASIRLLEQNVVLAVPEQCPLAAQARVRASELAALPFIAFPRHVYAAYYDRLISACAERGLTLNIRQEASTETAILSLVAAGVGAALVNAANRERPPARVRFVEVEDLSVPLPLEFCFLAQHGSAALQRFIELLEAQKHPEA
- a CDS encoding succinylglutamate desuccinylase/aspartoacylase family protein; translated protein: MSTTASLIATDIDYERHGFQTGTLRLPWSHDRSAYGHIPIPLAVLNAGDGPTVLLTGGNHGDEYEGPVALMKLMQRMPSLSIRGRLIVIPGLNFPAFVNGSRTSPIDGGNLNRLFPGSRHGKQTEMIAHYVETELLPRADVVIDLHAGGASFEHAPTLLASPPSGDAARRARYLDLVRAFGAPYTMIMDLLGEDRTFAAAAERHDTLFLCGEFGGHAGCDAANLAIVESGLQRVLHRLDVLHDAAHDAPPRTRYLRVEGTQHYVYAPHAGVFEPAFALNDEVRSGQLAGRLFDPQEPWRAPREIAFRGDGRVMCARTFARVEAGDCIALLAAEASLD
- a CDS encoding MFS transporter, producing MSAHPLASASNADAPLDVRHPLYVVLLFFTCFAFSYLDRQIVSILVQPIKLTLGITDTQIGLLQGFSFTMCYATAGVFVARLVDRANRVRLIALCVAIWAISTALCGFATSFTELLFARAGTAIAEAALSPAALSIFSDIFAPRKVARASSVFMLGPYIGGGLALFGGGMLLSAAGGDVSTWLAAHGFQPWQAVFVLVGSPGLVLAALVALTIREPARREATTASIANTDFDEALPSLREVLAELFVRNRFCAPYFAAYVALITLFYSHAAWFPTLLMRHFHLAPAMVGKMAAPAYMTGGMMGVALAGMLAARVTDERTLHKVLMLSTCAVTALVPAAIAMPLVTNSTLAILLYGACALAASIAMALAPVPLQIAVPNRMRGRSIALLVFMTNAISGGVGPLAVGYLNEHLAGAHAGLGTALAIVGGVSALASALLYALATTRIASTTRKNA
- a CDS encoding MBL fold metallo-hydrolase, yielding MNTALDWRLNEMRVTRIDETEFSLKADVLFPNENLASIGSDNQQVTLRTHLWVVEIDGLTLVVDTGIGNGKPRPFSALFDRLDNPVLQRFEAAGFDRHRVDYVLLTHLHVDHVGWNTHWENGRWTPVFPNATHVFGERERAFFDTPAGAPRRMVFDDSVAPLIDAGIALTVPDEGAILREGIRFWPTFGHSAGHMAIEITSGNERALFSGDVMHSPLQVSRPQFGSTFCLRPDLARASREWLLNHAAETNATVFPAHFPMTSAGKVQRIGDEFAWRYLAYNASH
- a CDS encoding thioredoxin family protein encodes the protein MFSRFRIAAVAAGIAGSAAFAVFASAHVSLPATATVANGANAPDFKGIDNWFNSAPLDLKQLRGKVVLVEFWTFDCINCAHTLPYVKDLHARYRDKGLVVVGVHSPEYGFERDTGNLRKAIVRNGIEYPVAQDNEFATWRAYGNRYWPAFYLIDQNGKLVYSHFGEGQYAQTEQKIRALLARDDKAK
- a CDS encoding DUF4148 domain-containing protein, with the protein product MNLVKLAAVSAALVLSSGAFAQSLTRAEVRAQLVQAEQNGSRLVVDASYPDVSPIYQNQVAHAKSADTTSYGGAASTRDSGNARMNMSASQCVGPYSFCHIYAGS
- a CDS encoding anti-sigma factor codes for the protein MNPPSEMRLSEADVQAFADGVLASERTERLHAYLARRPDEARRVVFYDRLNVQLRSMYDVSHAQPASRRPTIDLRFRLLAAILACFALMISAIWVTVRVPDEALERAAVEALSIDAPTATTPVPAAAAPDLSSLGFRATCIRNVTLGAFSTVSVITYRNALNEPLVLLSMRAPAASMRTPWQAHRIDAARLLEWTSTAGVRTVVGARAGTQGLMRAADLLAKQQNMQGNAS
- a CDS encoding RNA polymerase sigma factor, which produces MSVRDQLMDHVPRLRRYSRALIRNQELADDLVQDTLERALRNTEKFESGTDLRAWLFTIMHNVFANQTRRADARAVHVSVDEEAIDESEFAVASRDTQSLEMRDLDYALQRLPIEQRQVVLLVGLEEMSYAEVALALEIPLGTVMSRLSRGRERLRALMAGKQDSAQLKVVR
- a CDS encoding anti-sigma factor — its product is MNRQSTPVSEDEIQAYVDGVIAEHRREEIDRLLETDDALAGRVSDYFSLNSMLHDRYDRVLQEPLPQRLVLPLESASSTVTKVDAGRREAANWPRFAGLAAALVLGIGIGVGGMFSETARDMLMPNGENASLRHVSLSRDESFARQSAIAYVTYAPMVTRPVEVGADQEEELVKWLSSRLGTDVHAPVLTRVGFNLMGGRLLPGDEGPIAQFMYHDANGERITLNVSHRKVSRDVTAFKLYQDGSVNVFYWVDGDFGYAVSGAIARPQLLAVSHDVYEQLTARNGQKSTQ
- a CDS encoding tyrosinase family protein, encoding MASTITRRSFVTGTASALALASIPELGFAATPNVIRLEWQVFKTTPHYASFLNAIRTMRATADSSKPASWQYWSNVHSNYCPHGVAYFLTWHRGYIYYFEQQLRTVSGDNTLTLPYWDYYTYPVMPSEFTDTASGNPLYTSRVNTNVYQALDLSPFARSVANFQRGTSNAFETKLENAPHNPVHDIIGGYMADIMTAPLDPIFYLHHANLDRLWNAWSLRSTSKVPAANNKYWSGSFTYATNLTMTKAKTRTTTGLGYDYANDTVPVILPPQAERGGIIRVQAQMSPISGRPQIGTFTASAGRTVSSTRRSLGGVKGVALADNSISARIPLQAANATLLRDTLAVAPEADDSSAVESQAQSQAARPAASGFRHVNLVLDGVSMPAAARAGGFFYNVYVNLPATGDPDAQRDAHFVGTLGAFEVSTATHHGGSSIEFPVTELLARAGVANPNEVVVSFVRVSGVNAVKGTAISIGEMRVELAADAP